One region of Termitidicoccus mucosus genomic DNA includes:
- a CDS encoding ABC transporter permease: protein MSAASPIPATPATAGPVEKGRSLGLDAWLRLRKNKLAMAGLVTLVILVLPCLFGPALSPYDYMEQNLDLGAAGPSASHWLGTDDLGRDQLVRILTGGRISLMVGLCATFVALVIGITYGAVAGYFGGRLDAAMMRAVDIIYSFPFPVFVILLMTFFGRNIYLLFAAIGAVEWLTMARIVRSQVMAVKRMEFIEAARSLGFGKRRIIFRHILPNILGPIIVYITLTIPSVMLLEAFLSFLGLGVQPPMSSWGTLIKEGAEKMEEYAWLLAIPGFIFSLTLLSLNFLGDGLRDALDVRSSKD from the coding sequence ATGTCCGCCGCATCTCCCATCCCCGCCACGCCGGCAACCGCCGGGCCGGTCGAGAAAGGCCGCTCGCTCGGCCTCGATGCCTGGCTGCGGCTGCGCAAGAACAAACTCGCGATGGCCGGCCTCGTCACCCTCGTCATCCTCGTGCTGCCCTGCCTCTTCGGCCCCGCGCTCAGCCCCTACGATTACATGGAGCAAAACCTCGATCTCGGCGCCGCCGGCCCGAGCGCGTCGCATTGGCTGGGCACCGACGACCTCGGGCGCGACCAGCTCGTCCGCATCCTCACCGGCGGGCGCATCTCGCTCATGGTCGGACTTTGCGCGACGTTTGTCGCCCTCGTCATCGGCATCACCTACGGGGCCGTCGCCGGCTACTTCGGCGGCAGGCTCGATGCCGCCATGATGCGCGCCGTGGACATCATCTACTCGTTCCCCTTCCCCGTCTTTGTCATCCTGCTGATGACTTTTTTCGGGCGAAACATCTACCTCCTCTTCGCCGCGATCGGCGCGGTCGAATGGCTCACCATGGCGCGCATCGTCCGCAGCCAGGTCATGGCGGTGAAACGCATGGAGTTCATCGAGGCGGCCCGCTCGCTCGGCTTCGGCAAACGTCGCATCATCTTCCGCCACATCCTGCCCAACATTCTCGGCCCGATCATCGTTTACATCACGCTCACCATCCCGTCGGTCATGCTGTTGGAGGCATTTTTGAGCTTCCTTGGCCTCGGCGTGCAGCCGCCCATGAGTTCGTGGGGCACGCTGATCAAGGAAGGCGCCGAGAAAATGGAGGAATACGCCTGGCTCCTTGCGATTCCCGGCTTCATTTTCTCCCTGACCCTGCTTTCGCTCAATTTCCTTGGCGACGGCCTGCGCGACGCGCTCGACGTCCGCTCGTCCAAGGACTGA
- a CDS encoding ABC transporter permease codes for MLHFFLTRFWQTCLAIFVLVTLTFFMCRFAPGGPFTAEKAVTPEIEANLKAHYGLDKPLASQYADYLWSLCPKRFAPRKLFPDFDFNAAFGIDFGPSFKYPNRTVNEIIADKLPVSIQLGVPALAIALLVGITLGVVAAVNRNTWIDYAASAFGMAGISIPTFVVGPVMVLVFAIHIRLFNASGWYSLSDRVLPCLILGLAYAAPIVRLTRGGMLEVLSQDFIRTAIAKGASPARVICKHALRGGLLPVVSYLGPAVANILTGSFVIETIFQIPGLGREFVNSAFNRDYTLILGTVILYGLLISSLNFLVDIAQAWMDPKVRLES; via the coding sequence ATGCTTCATTTTTTTCTCACACGATTCTGGCAGACCTGTCTCGCGATCTTCGTCCTCGTCACGCTCACGTTCTTCATGTGCCGATTCGCGCCCGGCGGCCCTTTCACCGCCGAGAAAGCCGTCACCCCGGAAATCGAAGCCAACCTGAAAGCCCACTACGGCCTCGACAAGCCGCTGGCCTCCCAATACGCCGATTACCTCTGGAGCCTCTGCCCGAAACGCTTCGCGCCGCGGAAGCTCTTCCCGGACTTCGACTTCAACGCCGCCTTCGGCATCGATTTCGGCCCGTCCTTCAAATACCCCAACCGCACCGTCAACGAAATCATCGCCGACAAACTCCCCGTCTCCATCCAGCTCGGCGTGCCCGCGCTCGCCATCGCCCTCCTCGTCGGCATCACGCTCGGTGTCGTCGCCGCCGTGAACCGCAACACCTGGATCGACTACGCCGCGTCGGCCTTCGGCATGGCGGGCATCTCGATACCGACCTTCGTGGTCGGCCCGGTCATGGTGCTCGTTTTCGCCATCCACATCCGGCTTTTCAATGCCTCCGGCTGGTATTCGCTCTCCGACCGGGTGCTGCCCTGCCTCATCCTCGGGCTCGCCTATGCCGCGCCCATCGTGCGCCTCACCCGCGGCGGCATGCTGGAGGTGCTCAGCCAGGATTTCATCCGCACCGCCATTGCCAAGGGCGCGTCCCCGGCGCGCGTCATCTGCAAGCACGCGCTGCGTGGCGGCCTGCTGCCCGTCGTTTCATATCTCGGCCCGGCGGTGGCCAACATCCTCACCGGCTCGTTTGTGATCGAGACGATTTTCCAGATCCCGGGCCTCGGACGCGAATTCGTGAACAGCGCCTTCAACCGTGACTACACCCTCATCCTGGGCACGGTCATCCTCTACGGCCTGCTCATTTCCTCCCTCAACTTCCTCGTCGATATCGCGCAGGCATGGATGGACCCCAAAGTGCGGCTGGAAAGCTAG